From the Agromyces laixinhei genome, the window GGCACGTGGTCGATCGACGACGCGGCTTCCGTCATCGGAGCGCGCACGCGGCTCGTGGCGTTCGGCCACGTCTCCAATGTCACCGGCTACCTCGCCCCCGTCGCCGAGGTCGCCGAACTCGCCCACCGTCACGGCGCCCTCGTGCTGCTCGACGCGTGCCAGTCGGTGCCGCACCGCCCCACCGACTTCGCCGGGCTCGGTGTCGACTTCGCCGCGTTCTCGTCGCACAAGATGCTCGGCCCGACCGGCATCGGCGTGCTCTACGGGCGCGAGCACCTGCTCGATGCCCTGCCGCCGGCCCGCACCGGCGGGTCGACGATCACGACGGTGACGATGGAGTCGGCGTCGTTCCTTCCCTCCCCGCAGCGCTTCGAGGCCGGCACCCAGCCCGTCTCCCAGTCCGTCGCGCTCGCCGAGGCCGTGCGCTACCTCGACCGCCTCGGCATGCACAACGTGCACGCGCACGAGACGGCGCTCGCCGAACTGCTCGTCGAGGAGACGTCCCGAGTCCCCGGCGTGCGGCTCGTCGGCCCTCCCCCGGGCAGCCCGCGCGCCGCGCTCGCGAGCGTCGACGTGCCGGGCGTGCACGCCCACGACGTCGGCCAGTTCCTCGATGCGCAGGGCATCGCCGTGCGCGTCGGCCACCACTGCGCCCAGCCGCTGCACCGGCGGCTCGGGCTGCGCGCCACCACACGTGCGAGCGCCTACGTCTACACGACGGCAGACGAGGTGCACCGCTTCGCCGCGGCCCTCGCCGAGGTGCGCGGATTCTTCGGGGCCGGCGCATGAGCGACCTCTCCGGGCTCTACCAGGAGCTCATCCTCGACCACTCGCGTCGCCGCCTCGGCGACGGCGAGCTCACCGAACCGCACGCGACGCACCACGAGCTGAACCCG encodes:
- a CDS encoding SufS family cysteine desulfurase codes for the protein MLDLASIRSDFPYLAQELNGHPLAYLDSGATAQRPLAVLDAERAYLEHANAAVHRGASTLVGTSTTAFEEARETVARFVGAGPREIVWASNATDAINMVALGMADASAGLGGAEAEIFRLGPGDEIVVTEAEHHADLIPWQRLAAKTGATLRWIPVGDDGTWSIDDAASVIGARTRLVAFGHVSNVTGYLAPVAEVAELAHRHGALVLLDACQSVPHRPTDFAGLGVDFAAFSSHKMLGPTGIGVLYGREHLLDALPPARTGGSTITTVTMESASFLPSPQRFEAGTQPVSQSVALAEAVRYLDRLGMHNVHAHETALAELLVEETSRVPGVRLVGPPPGSPRAALASVDVPGVHAHDVGQFLDAQGIAVRVGHHCAQPLHRRLGLRATTRASAYVYTTADEVHRFAAALAEVRGFFGAGA